From Candidatus Woesearchaeota archaeon:
AAACTAATTCCGATACTTGAATTTTCTTGTCGCTTGAATACCTTTGCGCCAGCCAATCATCGCTATACATTATTATTCCTCCGTGCCCCTTTTATCTATTGTCATTCTCGATTTCAGTGACAATCTCATACTTATAACTTTGAAAATCTGCAATAAGACCAGCCTGATATTTCCCTCTTGTCCATAAGAACTTGACCTTGCTTCCTTCGGTTTCCATGGTGAGCACAGCCTCTTCCCCAAATGCTTCACAGGAATTTCGGAATTTCAACAGTCGAAGCTGTTCTTTTACGACTTCCTGATTCATTAATTTTTCAACATCCTCTGTACGGAGATTGGTTCGATTTATTTCTTTGTGTCCGCCCTCCCCAGCTCTTTTAACTGCGTCGTAGTCATTCTTGCCTGCGAACAGATCCAGATACCACACCTGTGGTCTGCCTGGCATAAACATCTGTACAGCTCTTGCGAATAAAAGTTTACGATCGTCCTCGCCCAGTACGCTGTAATAGGTGGCATTGACCTGGTAATATATGTTTTTCTGACCGTGAAGATTTTTCACATAACCGCCACGTTTCACCAACAGCTCAATCAGCTTCTGAATTTCATCATCTGGCAGAAAGCCCTTCAAATCTAAAACCGGGATCCCGTCGTGACATCCGAGCATATTGACTGTTCGGATTTGTTTTTGTTGTAACTCCTCTGCCCAGCGTACCAGGCATTCCCCGGAGCGATTTTCGATGGCATAGATCAGTAATCCCGGTAAAAAGAAATCGTAGGTCATATATCCCTTCCGGGACAGTTTTTCATAGATTTTTTCGCCATAACTAGCATGAATTTCTGGCAAAAGTGTCAAATCGATTTGATCTGCCAGTTCCTGTATCTGCTCCAGCAAATCCCAGGTACCGGGTTCATTTAGAAAATTTCTTTCACCCGGCTCTTTTGGCGCATATGCAAATGCATCAAGTCGTACCAGCTTCGCTCCATATGAAGCTATTTTTCTTAATGTTTCTTCATAATCCTTCCACACCAACGGTGATTTGATATTGAGATCCATCTGACCGAGATATTTCTTTCCAAAAGGTGAATCAGGATCATCCTTCACTTCCTGATAAAACGTATTCCAATAGGGAACCCTTGTGCCATCCGGAAAATCCACCATCAAAATTGGAAGCCCGGGTTTTCGAAAGAACATATCTTTTATGTACTTTTGCTCTGGCACGATATATCCATCCGCACTAAGGCTTCCATAG
This genomic window contains:
- the gtfA gene encoding sucrose phosphorylase, with product MKNQSTGPMLNAYPDSMGGSLKDIVKILEKDEFRNIFDGFYILPSLFHSDLDRGFSIIDYELEKTLATEQDLERLKALGIALKLDFVLNHKSVNSMEFKDVLEKGAASEYKDFFINWNTFWKGYGSLSADGYIVPEQKYIKDMFFRKPGLPILMVDFPDGTRVPYWNTFYQEVKDDPDSPFGKKYLGQMDLNIKSPLVWKDYEETLRKIASYGAKLVRLDAFAYAPKEPGERNFLNEPGTWDLLEQIQELADQIDLTLLPEIHASYGEKIYEKLSRKGYMTYDFFLPGLLIYAIENRSGECLVRWAEELQQKQIRTVNMLGCHDGIPVLDLKGFLPDDEIQKLIELLVKRGGYVKNLHGQKNIYYQVNATYYSVLGEDDRKLLFARAVQMFMPGRPQVWYLDLFAGKNDYDAVKRAGEGGHKEINRTNLRTEDVEKLMNQEVVKEQLRLLKFRNSCEAFGEEAVLTMETEGSKVKFLWTRGKYQAGLIADFQSYKYEIVTEIENDNR